A segment of the Calditerricola satsumensis genome:
GTGCGCGTGACGTCGTTGTAGCCGACGCGGCCGAGCTCCACGTGCAGCACCACGGCATACTGGCCCGAGCTGGCCGGCCGGTAGAAGATGTTCTGCCCGGTGTTGGCTCCGCTTTCGTCACCCGAACCCGCCCGGCGTCCGGTGTCGTATTTCACATGGAAATATTGTTCCGTCCGCGTGCGCTCGGGCACGCCCACGAGCCAGCCAAATTCCACCAGCGACTTGCGCGGAACCGACCGTTCGCCGCGCGTGATGAGCACGCCTTCGATGTCGTCGATGACGCAGCGCTCAAGCACGCGGTTGGTGATCTCGGCCAGATCCTTCGTCTTGCCTAGCTCGGCAAAGAAGGCCTCGTCGGCGTTGATGCGGTTGGCGTCGAAGGTTTGGCAGCCGCCACAGAGGGGCAAACCCTTTTCGCGGGCAACGTGGTAGAGGTGCTCGGCCTGGATGTGTTTCAGCATGTCGCCCGAGATGGCGTTCACCACCGCCAGCTCGCCGGT
Coding sequences within it:
- a CDS encoding DevR family CRISPR-associated autoregulator — encoded protein: MNIRSLSISGLITLDMHALNNEGAEGNHLHTRMVHITTETGELAVVNAISGDMLKHIQAEHLYHVAREKGLPLCGGCQTFDANRINADEAFFAELGKTKDLAEITNRVLERCVIDDIEGVLITRGERSVPRKSLVEFGWLVGVPERTRTEQYFHVKYDTGRRAGSGDESGANTGQNIFYRPASSGQYAVVLHVELGRVGYNDVTRTYALPADERKARAQALLESVLFTFVHPRGAQRNTQNPHILGFEGVLTTSTASVPAPTISALSSDYRREIEGIAEQLNRLYPGAVATRAFASLSEFAAHMAELIETLDVEA